A region of Sulfurimonas sp. DNA encodes the following proteins:
- a CDS encoding aminotransferase class IV gives MHLDYHQKRYESVLKSFGIYVFHNLDCYLKPPLSGIYKCRVVYNENILEVSYLLYKKREIKSLKLVYYDNIEYFQKSASREKLNYLFNLRQNSDDILIVKNKLISDTTIANVAFLKDGLWFTPSKPLLNGTTRQRLLDEGKLKETNIRVDDLKQYSKIALLNAMIDFDIIQKYNLKDIIC, from the coding sequence TTGCATCTAGACTATCATCAAAAAAGATATGAAAGTGTTTTAAAATCATTTGGCATCTATGTCTTTCATAATCTAGATTGTTACTTAAAGCCTCCATTAAGTGGTATATATAAATGTCGCGTTGTTTATAATGAAAATATTCTTGAGGTTTCTTATTTACTTTACAAAAAAAGAGAGATAAAATCTTTAAAATTAGTATATTATGATAATATAGAATATTTTCAAAAATCAGCATCTAGAGAAAAGCTCAATTATCTTTTTAATTTAAGACAAAATTCTGATGATATACTAATTGTAAAGAACAAACTAATCAGCGATACAACAATTGCAAATGTTGCTTTTTTAAAAGATGGCTTATGGTTCACACCATCAAAACCTCTTTTAAATGGAACAACTAGACAACGACTTTTAGATGAAGGCAAACTTAAAGAAACAAATATAAGAGTTGATGATTTAAAACAATATAGCAAAATAGCGTTGCTAAATGCTATGATAGATTTTGATATAATACAAAAATATAATTTAAAGGATATTATTTGTTAG
- a CDS encoding LysR family transcriptional regulator: MLKDFAKLQTFLMVIKEKSFSKASAKLGISQPAVTQQIKFIEDYLDTKIVERKKNGILLTKEGEDLYRIAVKLEKAISGSEKELLKIINKEFTFIMGSSNAIGNYILPSYLSEIKKRIDNEVYIQIGLSEDVIEQLIDKKIDVALIESPVFKDGIIFREWVEDELVIFSNQPLKKQLVADDLLNFDWICRNEESHTRKLTAEVFEEIGVQCANFSVLAVLASPTAIKESILHADKNSKRPLVSVMSRHVIQSELNDGKLYEARIKNFKLQRHFYIAYLKERKHDAFVDNVVNYMLSLSKV; this comes from the coding sequence ATGTTAAAAGATTTTGCAAAATTACAAACCTTTTTAATGGTTATTAAAGAGAAAAGTTTTTCAAAAGCATCTGCAAAGTTAGGTATTTCTCAGCCAGCAGTTACTCAGCAAATAAAATTTATAGAAGATTATCTTGATACAAAAATTGTTGAAAGAAAAAAGAATGGTATCTTGCTTACTAAAGAAGGTGAAGATTTATATAGAATTGCTGTAAAACTTGAAAAAGCAATATCAGGTAGTGAAAAAGAGCTTTTAAAGATAATAAATAAAGAATTTACTTTTATTATGGGAAGCTCAAATGCTATAGGAAACTATATCCTTCCAAGCTATTTAAGTGAGATTAAAAAACGAATAGACAATGAGGTTTATATTCAAATAGGTTTATCAGAAGATGTTATAGAACAGCTAATAGATAAAAAAATTGATGTAGCTTTGATAGAATCTCCCGTTTTTAAAGATGGTATCATTTTTAGAGAATGGGTTGAAGATGAGTTAGTTATTTTCTCAAATCAACCACTAAAAAAACAGCTAGTAGCTGATGATTTACTTAATTTTGATTGGATTTGTCGTAATGAAGAATCACATACAAGAAAATTAACAGCTGAAGTTTTTGAAGAGATAGGTGTTCAATGTGCAAACTTTAGTGTTCTTGCAGTTTTAGCTTCTCCTACTGCTATTAAAGAATCTATTTTACATGCAGATAAGAACTCAAAAAGACCTTTAGTTTCTGTAATGTCACGCCATGTTATTCAGAGTGAGTTAAACGATGGTAAATTGTATGAAGCTAGAATTAAAAACTTTAAATTACAAAGACATTTTTATATAGCATATCTTAAAGAGAGAAAACATGATGCATTTGTTGATAATGTAGTGAATTATATGCTCTCTCTAAGTAAGGTTTAA
- a CDS encoding ATP-dependent helicase, protein MEKIFNKLNESQTNAVKHSEGPVLILAGAGSGKTTTIVSRLAYLIEILGIPASNTLTLTFTNKAAKEMRDRSLSMISNVSYPPLLCTFHKFGLLFLKFNIHLLKRENNFVVIDTDDKKRIIKKINSEMPTPLIASEISRYKNSLLTPDDAYKQAELYNYQQIAKIYEKYEEYLLENNLVDFDDLIALTYRLLNENPDLAKATSQKYRYIMIDEYQDTNELQLKLLQKLCCSHNNLCVVGDDDQSIYGWRGAHIRNIMEFDQDFPGTTIFKLEKNYRSREPILKVANSLIEHNRSRLGKKLIPTCGSGEDITVLNSHDENEESRKIAAKIKKLLDSGIGANDIAILYRVNVLSRSIEDGLNRSGISYKLVGGLRFYDRAEIKDLISYIRVITNFHDDFSFKRIVNKPKRGLGKASIEKIELAAHANGSSIYEYIKKTSVADLETLVRKKNAKTLKTFIRNIQKVSKVAVESTYSFIDTLEETFHLKDIYAGMADEADRILNMDEFYGLFRDFVKKSPASGLDEFLNELTLQSEQDQVEGESIYMMSIHASKGLEFEHIFIIGLEEGFLPLVGDGSDLEEERRLGYVSFTRAKTTLTLSHASSRFYKGRRSNLEKSRFFNEAGLCEGSLKVEKNTAFKKGDLIRHKIFGTGRVVGISKSGREFKLNINFAGTKRDILASFVERL, encoded by the coding sequence ATGGAAAAAATATTTAATAAACTTAACGAATCTCAGACTAATGCCGTAAAACACTCTGAGGGTCCTGTTTTAATCTTAGCTGGAGCTGGTAGTGGGAAAACCACAACCATTGTTTCTCGTTTGGCTTATCTTATTGAAATACTTGGCATTCCTGCATCTAATACACTAACTCTTACCTTTACAAATAAAGCTGCCAAAGAGATGCGAGATAGATCTTTATCTATGATTAGTAATGTTTCTTACCCTCCTCTTCTTTGTACCTTCCATAAGTTTGGACTTCTATTTTTAAAGTTTAACATTCATCTTTTAAAAAGAGAAAATAACTTTGTTGTTATTGATACTGATGATAAAAAGCGTATTATAAAAAAAATAAACTCTGAGATGCCAACTCCACTTATTGCAAGTGAAATTTCAAGATACAAAAATTCTCTTTTAACGCCAGATGATGCTTATAAACAAGCAGAACTTTACAATTACCAACAAATAGCAAAAATTTACGAAAAATATGAAGAGTATTTACTAGAAAATAATTTAGTAGATTTTGATGACTTAATTGCACTTACATACAGGCTTTTAAATGAAAATCCTGACTTAGCAAAAGCTACATCTCAAAAATATCGTTACATAATGATAGACGAGTATCAAGATACAAATGAGTTACAATTAAAACTTTTACAAAAACTATGCTGTTCTCATAATAATCTTTGTGTTGTTGGAGATGATGACCAAAGCATCTACGGTTGGCGCGGTGCACATATACGAAATATTATGGAATTTGACCAAGATTTTCCTGGAACAACTATTTTTAAACTAGAAAAAAATTATCGTTCTCGCGAACCTATCTTAAAAGTTGCAAATTCTCTCATAGAACATAATCGCTCTCGTTTAGGAAAGAAACTTATTCCTACTTGTGGTTCTGGAGAGGATATAACTGTTTTAAACTCTCATGATGAAAACGAAGAATCTAGAAAAATTGCAGCTAAAATTAAAAAACTTCTTGATTCTGGGATTGGAGCGAATGATATAGCAATCTTATACAGAGTAAATGTTTTAAGTCGTTCTATTGAAGATGGTTTAAATCGTTCTGGAATCTCTTATAAACTTGTTGGAGGGCTAAGATTTTATGATAGAGCAGAGATTAAAGACCTTATCAGTTACATAAGAGTTATAACCAACTTTCATGATGATTTTTCATTTAAAAGAATTGTAAATAAACCAAAAAGAGGCTTAGGAAAAGCAAGTATAGAAAAAATAGAATTGGCGGCACATGCAAATGGTAGTTCTATATATGAATATATTAAAAAAACTTCTGTTGCTGATTTAGAAACTCTTGTAAGAAAGAAAAATGCAAAGACACTAAAAACATTCATCAGAAATATTCAAAAAGTTTCAAAGGTTGCAGTAGAGTCAACTTACAGTTTTATAGATACTTTAGAAGAAACATTTCATCTAAAAGACATCTATGCAGGAATGGCTGATGAAGCAGATAGAATTTTAAATATGGATGAGTTTTATGGTCTATTTCGTGATTTTGTAAAAAAATCTCCAGCATCTGGTCTTGATGAATTTTTAAATGAGTTAACACTTCAAAGTGAACAAGACCAAGTTGAAGGAGAGAGTATTTATATGATGAGTATTCATGCTTCAAAAGGTTTAGAGTTTGAGCATATTTTTATTATAGGACTTGAGGAAGGTTTTTTGCCTCTTGTAGGAGATGGTAGCGACTTAGAAGAAGAGAGACGCTTGGGTTATGTTTCTTTTACTAGAGCAAAAACTACTCTAACTCTTTCTCATGCATCTAGTAGATTTTACAAAGGCAGAAGAAGTAACTTAGAAAAAAGTAGATTTTTTAATGAAGCTGGTCTTTGTGAAGGTTCTTTAAAAGTTGAAAAAAATACAGCCTTTAAAAAAGGTGATTTAATTCGTCATAAAATTTTTGGTACAGGGAGAGTTGTTGGTATTAGTAAAAGCGGAAGAGAGTTTAAACTAAACATAAACTTTGCAGGTACAAAACGAGATATATTAGCCTCTTTTGTTGAGCGACTATGA